The Vagococcus penaei genome includes the window AAAAAGTAATTCCTGGTGGTGAAAACCTCAAAGTAACATTAGAACGTGCCCTACCATTTTGGGAAGATCATATTGCACCGTCATTAATTAAAGGTGACACAGTACTCGTTGCTGCTCACGGTAATTCACTTAGAGCATTAGCAAAACACATTGAAAATATTTCTGATGATGATATTATGGGTCTAGAAATCCCTACAGGGCAACCACTTGTTTATGAACTAAATGATGATTTAACACTATATCGCAAATATTACTTATAATAAATAAAAGTCTACCAACGAAATAACTTTCGTTGGTAGACTTTTTTAAGCATCTTTTTTAAGTTGATAGTGACTAATAATTAAACCAACTAATAAACCAAGACAAGCAAATGGCACCCAACTTAAACCTAAACGAAACAACGGTAAATAATGATCCGCAAAAGACAGGATATTCATTAATATCGGGTACCTTTGAATAAATGTTTTGGGCAGTGCATTAATACAATCGATACTCGATGCGACCAACGTAAAAAGTGTTACTGTACGATAGATTACAGGACGTCTATCAAAAATATGAGCTCCAAGTGACATTAAAATTAGTGTCATTGCTAAAGGATAAATAAACATCAGAACAGGAATAGAAATTGCAATAAGTCGCGTTAAACCAAAATTAGAAATAATAAATGAACTGGTTAAAGCAATAACTACAAATGTGACATAATTCACTTTCGGATATAATAAGTCAAATGTTTTAGCAAATGCTGTAGATAAACCGATAGCAGTTTTAACACAAGCGATCAAAACAATAATCGCTAATAAAAAACTACCAAAATTGCCTAAATAATAGTGTGAGATTTGGGCTAGCGTAATACCTCCATTAGCATTAACAGAAAATTCACCTAAACTCATGGTTCCAGTTAATGATAACAATGTATAAAGAACCCCCATGATGACAATACCAATCATTCCTGCTTTTGATAACTCGAGAGCAATATATTTAGGTTGCTTAATACCCAATGATTTCATGCTATCAACAATAATCGTACCAAAAGCTAGTGCTGCTAAGGCATCAAGTGTATTGTACCCAGCTGTAAAGCCAGTTAAAAATGCATGATTTTGATATCCGCCTTGTATACTAGCATGAGTGATGGATCCCATTGGTTTGAGAAAAGCAAATAAAAGAATAATAGCTAACAAAATTAAAAATAACGGGGTTAAAAATTTACCAATATAATCCAAAATTCTACTAGGTTTACGTGAAAAAAACCAAACAACGCTAAAGAAAATTAATGTAAAAGCCAATAAACTAATGATTTGATAATCTGATTTAACGAATGGTGCGAAACCGACCTCAAAAGATGTAGTTGCTAGTCTAGGTAGCGCAAATAATGGACCAATAATTAAATAGAGAATTGTGGTTAATATCTTAGCATAGCGAGGTCCAACACGATTACCTAAATCCATTAAACTTTCGCTATCTGACGTTCCAAATGCTACGATTCCTAAAAATGGTAAGCCAATACCAGTAACCAAAAATCCCATGTTCGCTAACAAGACATTTGCCCCAGCCTCTTGACCAATTTGAATCGGAAAAATGAGGTTACCTGCTCCAAAAAATAAACCAAATACCATCATACCGATGTACAGTCGTTCTTTCATTGTTAATTTTAGTTTCACGTATTACAACCTCCTAATGAAATATAAAAAAAATAAGCTCAAAATTGATTTACACAATTTTGAGCTTATATGACCCGTACGGGAATCGAACCCGTGTTACCGCCGTGAAAGGGCGGTGTCTTAACCGCTTGACCAACGGGCCTAGATAAAAAATATTTTATTATTAATAGAGAAAACTTAATATGGAGAAGGAGGGATTTGAACCCTCGCGCCAGTTTCCCGACCTACACCCTTAGCAGGGGCGCCTCTTCAGCCACTTGAGTACTTCTCCATCCTTAAAATAATGGGCCTAAATGGACTCGAACCATCGACCTCACGCTTATCAGGCGTGCGCTCTAACCAGCTGAGCTATAGGCCCTAATTTTTAAAGAAAAGCGGGTGACGAGAATCGAACTCGCGACAACAGCTTGGAAGGCTGTAGTTTTACCACTAAACTACACCCGCTTAATGGATTTGGATGGCGCAGGACAGAATCGAACTGCCGACACACGGAGCTTCAATCCGTTGCTCTACCAACTGAGCTACTGCGCCTAAAACGGTCCCGACGGGATTTGAACCCGCGATCTCCTGCGTGACAGGCAGGCATGTTAACCCCTACACCACGGAACCTAATTGCGGAGGCAGGATTTGAACCTACGACCTTCGGGTTATGAGCCCGACGAGCTACCAGACTGCTCCACTCCGCGATATTTTTAAAAGGAGGATAAGGGATTCGAACCCTTGCGTGCTTTTACACACCTGACGGTTTTCAAGACCGTTCCCTTCAGCCGGACTTGGGTAATCCTCCGAAATGCTAATGACCCGTACGGGAATCGAACCCGTGTTACCGCCGTGAAAGGGCGGTGTCTTAACCGCTTGACCAACGGGCCAGACTGAATAAATTAAGTTAAATTAATGATATAAATCATTATGGAGAAGGAGGGATTTGAACCCTCGCGCCAGTTTCCCGACCTACACCCTTAGCAGGGGCGCCTCTTCAGCCACTTGAGTACTTCTCCATCCTTAAAATAATGGGCCTAAATGGACTCGAACCATCGACCTCACGCTTATCAGGCGTGCGCTCTAACCAGCTGAGCTATAGGCCCTAATTTTTAAAGAAAAGCGGGTGACGAGAATCGAACTCGCGACAACAGCTTGGAAGGCTGTAGTTTTACCACTAAACTACACCCGCTTAAACGGTCCCGACGGGATTTGAACCCGCGATCTCCTGCGTGACAGGCAGGCATGTTAACCCCTACACCACGGAACCTAATTGCGGAGGCAGGATTTGAACCTACGACCTTCGGGTTATGAGCCCGACGAGCTACCAGACTGCTCCACTCCGCGATATTTTTAAAAGGAGGATAAGGGATTCGAACCCTTGCGTGCTTTTACACACCTGACGGTTTTCAAGACCGTTCCCTTCAGCCGGACTTGGGTAATCCTCCATAATATTAGCAAAAACCATACAATTCCATAACAATGGACCTTGTAGGACTCGAACCTACGACCGCCCGGTTATGAGCCGGGAGCTCTAACCAACTGAGCTAAAGGTCCAAGTTATAAATTATCGCGGCGGAGGGGATCGAACCCCCGACCTCCCGGGTATGAACCGGACGCTCTAGCCAGCTGAGCTACACCGCGTAATTAAAATCGGGAAGACAGGATTCGAACCTGCGACCCCTTGGTCCCAAACCAAGTGCTCTACCAAGCTGAGCTACTTCCCGTAAAAAAGGTGACGCACCCAAGAGGAGTCGAACCCCTAACCTTCTGATCCGTAGTCAGACACTCTATCCAATTGAGCTATGGGTGCTTAAAAAGCAATGCCGAGGACCGGAATCGAACCGGTACGGTGATCACTCACCGCAGGATTTTAAGTCCTGTGCGTCTGCCAGTTCCGCCACCCCGGCTGGAACATAAAAGCGGAAGACGGGGTTCGAACCCGCGACCCCCACCTTGGCAAGGTGATGTTCTACCACTGAACTACTTCCGCTTAGAAATAGAATGCCGGCTAAAGGACTTGAACCCTCGACCCTCTGATTACAAATCAGATGCTCTACCAACTGAGCTAAGCCGGCTGTAACTTCTTATGCGGGTGAAGGGACTTGAACCCCCACGCCGTAAGGCGCTAGATCCTAAATCTAGTGCGTCTGCCAATTCCGCCACACCCGCAAAAATGACCCGTACTGGGCTCGAACCAGTGACCCTCTGATTAAAAGTCAGATGCTCTACCAACTGAGCTAACGAGTCTAATTTAAAATGGAGGTTGACGGGATCGAACCGCCGACCCCCTGCTTGTAAGGCAGGTGCTCTCCCAGCTGAGCTAAACCTCCAAAAAAAATACTTATAAATGCGTGGCAACGTCCTACTCTCACAAAGAGAAACCCTTCACTACCCTCGGCGCTAAGAAGCTTAACTGCTGTGTTCGGCATGGTTACAGGTGTATCCTTCTTGCCATCGCCACCACACTTCTATAAGTGTTCTATTTAATTAAGTGATTGCTCACTCAAAACTGGATTTGAAGTTATCATTAACATAAGTGACACCGTTTATTTGGTTAAGTCCTCGATCGATTAGTACTAGTCCGCTCCATACATCACTGTACTTCCACTCCTAGCCTATCTACCTGATCATCTCTCAGGGATCTTACTTTCTTAAAGAAATGGGAAATCTCATCTTGAGGGGGGCTTCACGCTTAGATGCTTTCAGCGTTTATCCCGTCCATACATAGCTACCCAGCAATGCCCTTGGCAGAACAACTGGTACACCAGAGGTATGTCCATCCCGGTCCTCTCGTACTAAGGACAGCTCCTCTCAAATTTCCAACGCCCGCGACGGATAGGGACCGAACTGTCTCACGACGTTCTGAACCCAGCTCGCGTGCCGCTTTAATGGGCGAACAGCCCAACCCTTGGGACCGACTACAGCCCCAGGATGCGACGAGCCGACATCGAGGTGCCAAACCTCCCCGTCGATGTGAACTCTTGGGGGAGATAAGCCTGTTATCCCCAGGGTAGCTTTTATCCGTTGAGCGATGGCCCTTCCATGCGGAACCACCGGATCACTAAGCCCGACTTTCGTCCCTGCTCGAGTTGTAACTCTCGCAGTCAAGCTCCCTTTTGCCTTTACACTCTTCGAATGATTTCCAACCATTCTGAGGGAACCTTTGGGCGCCTCCGTTACATTTTAGGAGGCGACCGCCCCAGTCAAACTGTCCATCTGACACTGTCTCCCGCCACGATAAGTGGCGCGGGTTAGACTGGTCATAACACAAGGGTAGTATCCCACCAATGCCTCCCTCGAAACTAGCGTTCCGAGTTCAACGGCTCCTACCTATCCTGTACATGTGTCACAAACAGTCAATATCAAACTACAGTAAAGCTCCATGGGGTCTTTCCGTCCTGTCGCGGGTAACCTGCATCTTCACAGGTACTAAAATTTCACCGAGTCTCTTGTTGAGACAGTGCCCAAATCGTTACGCCTTTCGTGCGGGTCGGAACTTACCCGACAAGGAATTTCGCTACCTTAGGACCGTTATAGTTACGGCCGCCGTTTACTGGGGCTTCAATTCTGAGCTTCGCTATTGCTAACCCATCCTCTTAACCTTCCAGCACCGGGCAGGCGTCAGCCCCTATACGTCATCTTTCGATTTTGCAGAGACCTGTGTTTTTGATAAACAGTCGCTTGGGCCTATTCACTGCGGCTAAACTTGCGTTTAGCACCCCTTCTCCCGAAGTTACGGGGTCATTTTGCCGAGTTCCTTAACAAGAGTTCTCTCGCTCACCTTAGGATTCTCTCCTCGACTACCTGTGTCGGTTTGCGGTACGGGTCGTTTGCTTCTAACTAGAAGATTTTCTTGACAGTGTGATATTGGAACTTCGGTACTAAATTTCCCTCCACATCACAACTCGTCCTTAGAGGTGTAAGCATTTGACTCACACCAAGACTTGTTGCTTATACGCACATATCCAACAGTGCGCTTCCGTAACCTCCTGTGTCCCTCCATTGTTCAAACAAAACAAACGAGTACAGGAATCTCAACCTGTTGTCCATCGCCTACGCCTATCGGCCTCGGCTTAGGTCCCGACTAACCCTGGGAGGACGAGCCTTCCCCAGGAAACCTTAGTCATTCGGTGGACAGGATTCTCACCTGTCTTTCGCTACTCATACCGGCATTCTCACTTCTAAGCGCTCCACTAGTCCTCACGATCTAGCTTCAACGCCCTTAGAACGCTCTCCTACCATAGAACCAAAGGTTCTATCCACAGTTTCGGTAATATGTTTAGCCCCGGTACATTTTCGGCGCAAGGGCACTCGACTAGTGAGCTATTACGCACTCTTTAAATGGTGGCTGCTTCTAAGCCAACATCCTAGTTGTTTGTGCACCCTCACATCCTTTTCCACTTAACATATATTTTGGGACCTTAACTGGTGGTCTGGGCTGTTTCCCTTTCGACAATGGATCTTATCACTCACTGTCTGACTCCCGGATATAAATGAATGGCATTCGGAGTTTATCTGAATTCGGTAACCCAAGACGGGCCCCTAGTCCAAACAGTGCTCTACCTCCATCATTCTTAATTCCGAGGCTAGCCCTAAAGCTATTTCGGAGAGAACCAGCTATCTCCAAGTTCGATTGGAATTTCTCCGCTACCCACACCTCATCCCCGCACTTTTCAACGTACGTGGGTTCGGTCCTCCAGTGCGTTTTACCGCACCTTCAACCTGGACATGGGTAGGTCACATGGTTTCGGGTCTACAACTACATACTACGTCGCCCTATTCAGACTCGCTTTCGCTACGGCTCCGCTTCTTCAGCTTAACCTCGCATGCAATCGTAACTCGCCGGTTCATTCTGCAAAAGGCACGCCATCACCCATTAACGGGCTTTGACTTTTTGTAGGCACACGGTTTCAGGTTCTATTTCACTCCCCTTCCGGGGTGCTTTTCACCTTTCCCTCACGGTACTGGTTCACTATCGGTCACTAGAGAGTATTTAGCCTTGGGAGATGGTCCTCCCGGATTCCGACGGAATTTCTCGTGTTCCGCCGTACTCAGGATACTCATAGGTGTGTTGTCAATTTCGTCTACGGGGCTTTTACCCGCTCCGGCTGACCTTTCCAGGTCGATTTGACTATTCACAACAGCTACCACAGCTGAGTCCTACAACCCCAATGAGCAAGCTCATTGGTTTGGGCTGTTTCCGTTTCGCTCGCCGCTACTAAGGAAATCGATTTTTCTTTCTCTTCCTGCAGGTACTTAGATGTTTCAGTTCTCTGCGTCTACCTTCTATTAGCTATGTATTCACTAATAGATAATACCCTATAAAAGGTATTGGGTTCCCCCATTCGGAAATCTCCGGATCAAAGCTTACTTACAGCTCCCCGAAGCATATCGGCGTTAGTCCCGTCCTTCATCGGCTTCTAGTGCCAAGGCATCCACCGTGCGCCCTTATTCACTTAACCTTTTCTAACCTAATGGTTAGATCTTTTTTGTTTGTATCAAACAGCGATATCTGATACAAACAACGCTTCACAACTTACGTTGTGTCACGCAGTGTACTTAATTTATGTTGATGTCTAACTTCAACTATCCAGTTTTCAATGAACAAATCAATAATGTTTGAGAGTAAACCTCTCAAAACTGAACAAAGTAAATTCAACCAATGTGTTTCCGTAATTATCCTTAGAAAGGAGGTGATCCAGCCGCACCTTCCGATACGGCTACCTTGTTACGACTTCACCCCAATCATCTATCCCACCTTAGGCGGCTGGCTCCCGAAGGTTACCTCACCGACTTTGGGTGTTACAAACTCTCGTGGTGTGACGGGCGGTGTGTACAAGGCCCGGGAACGTATTCACCGTGGCATGCTGATCCACGATTACTAGCGATTCCGGCTTCATGTAGGCGAGTTGCAGCCTACAATCCGAACTGAGAACAGCTTTAAGAGATTAGCTAAACCTCGCGGTCTCGCAACTCATTGTACTGTCCATTGTAGCACGTGTGTAGCCCAGGTCATAAGGGGCATGATGATTTGACGTCATCCCCACCTTCCTCCGGTTTGTCACCGGCAGTCTTGCTAGAGTGCCCAACTAAATGATGGCAACTAACAATAAGGGTTGCGCTCGTTGCGGGACTTAACCCAACATCTCACGACACGAGCTGACGACAACCATGCACCACCTGTCACTTTGTCCCCGAAGGGAAATCTCTATCTCTAGAGTGGTCAAAGGATGTCAAGACCTGGTAAGGTT containing:
- the brnQ gene encoding branched-chain amino acid transport system II carrier protein codes for the protein MKLKLTMKERLYIGMMVFGLFFGAGNLIFPIQIGQEAGANVLLANMGFLVTGIGLPFLGIVAFGTSDSESLMDLGNRVGPRYAKILTTILYLIIGPLFALPRLATTSFEVGFAPFVKSDYQIISLLAFTLIFFSVVWFFSRKPSRILDYIGKFLTPLFLILLAIILLFAFLKPMGSITHASIQGGYQNHAFLTGFTAGYNTLDALAALAFGTIIVDSMKSLGIKQPKYIALELSKAGMIGIVIMGVLYTLLSLTGTMSLGEFSVNANGGITLAQISHYYLGNFGSFLLAIIVLIACVKTAIGLSTAFAKTFDLLYPKVNYVTFVVIALTSSFIISNFGLTRLIAISIPVLMFIYPLAMTLILMSLGAHIFDRRPVIYRTVTLFTLVASSIDCINALPKTFIQRYPILMNILSFADHYLPLFRLGLSWVPFACLGLLVGLIISHYQLKKDA